The sequence CGTGGTTACCGAACGTGAACGCATGACGCGCGAGCTCGAGCAGATTGGGTTTGGCGTGGCACCGAGCCAGACGAATTTCCTTTGGGTAGAAACGAAACGTCCAGCGACCGAAGTGTTCGACGGGCTCGCGGCGAGCGGCATTTTGGTGCGGAGTTTTGCGAAATCCGGCGGGCGGCTCGCACGACGCATTCGCGTGACCGTTGGCACCACAGCAGAAAACGATCGGTTCCTCGACTCGGTTGCAAGGTTCGTATGAGCATGACACGCGTCGTTGCACTGCTGATGTTCCTCGCCGCGGGATGCTCGGATCCGCAGGTGATCCGCGTCATCGACGGAGTGCCCATCGAAGGGCGCTTCATTCGGTACGAGGCGTACGCCGCATATGGGCGCGGGTTGGAGGCGCAAGCGGACGGGAAGCTCAACGATGCGATTGGGTGGTTTACCGAGGCATCACGTTACGACCCGAAGAGCCCTGAAATTTGGACGCGTCTCGGAAGCGCGATCTGCTCGGCGTCATCGTCATCGACACCAGAAGCGGCCGATGCATTCGACCAAGCCGAGCAGCTCGATCCCACGTTCGAGCCGCTGTACCGTGCGCGAGCTCGATGTGCCCTTGCATCGTCGAACCTGGATGCAGCGCTCGCCCATGCAGCGCGCGCAGTTGCCCTCGATCCGGACAACGACGACGGGGTCCTGCTGTACGCAGACATGTTGGAGCGACGCGGCAAGGCGGAAGACGCAACGCGTTTGCTCGACGGGCACCTCGTTCGCCACCCGGCGTCCGTGAGCGCGTGGCGTGCGCGTTATGAGCTCGCAGCGCGAAGACGCGACGCGCCTGCGATGGAGCGATCTGCGCGGATTCTCGTACGGCTTGCGCCACACATGTCCGCGGAGATCGGTCGCGCCGTGCCAACGCTCGCACCGCTCGCTCGGGTCGACGACGCAATCCGCCAAGGGAACATCGACGACGCTCGCAAGGCCGCTCGACAGGCTCGGCTGCCGCCGGCGGAGCTTGCCGTTCGGGCGGCAGCGATGGGTGCGCAGAAGCTAGCGCGTGAACAAGCCGAACATGTTTTAGGTGCGGATCCTGCGAGCGGATCGGCACGCGTGGCGCTTGCGTCGACAAGCGATGCGATGGCGGACGCGCAGGCCGTTGGCGTGGCGCTCGACTTGCCAGCAGGCGTGCGCATCACGCCGCTATCGCCACTGGCGCGGCTGGTGTTCGCCGAGCTGCTCGTGCGACACGCCGAACGCGATGCGGCACGTGCGTTCATGGGATCCGTCGAATCCGATGGAACGAACGATCCGGTGTTCGAATCGCTCAGGTTGCATCTTGCGGGAAGACTTGGCGCCTCACCCCCCGGCCCCCTCTCCAACTTCGCTTCGCTCGTGGAGAGGGGGAGACGAGCGTCTCTCCGTTAGAAGCGTCATTTCTTCCCCCTCTCCACTTGTGGAGAGGGGGCTAGGGGGTGAGGTGCAGCGTCGGCACCTGCGTCCTTCGCGTCGTCGCTTTTGGTTCCGTACGTGAGCTCGAGATCGAGCGTGTTGGTACCTTCTTTGAGCTCCAACGATTGCTCGGCGACCTTGTCGATCGCGGGCAAGAACGCATTCACGGCGACTTTTCCAACGGGAATGCCCTGAATCTCGTACTGGCCGTCGAGCCCCGTGACATCGTGCGTGGCGTAGTTGAGTACGAAGACGTCCGCCGTGAGAAACGGGTTCGGCAGTTCGTCTCGAATCATGTAGTGGGCACGATTTTCGAGCGGATAGAGCTTCACGGGAGCGCCGCGTGGAACGGCGATCATGACCGCGCGGCGCGGCGCTCCATCGAGATACGGCATGTAGCTCTCAATCTGATCGAGGTTCGCGACTTCGATTCGTTGTCCGAAGGTCATCGAGACCGTGCGACGCGCGAACGCGCAGCCGTGAATGGTGACCTTCTCGGCTTCGTCACGTGCCGGGACAAACCCTTTGTAACCCGTGACGGTGACGAGCACATCGGCAGCGGCGCCTTCGAGCCCAACGCGGAAGAGTTTGCCGTAGGTGGCTGCAGCTTCTCCGCACTTACCCGAGGGAAACGTGAAGCTCGTGTTCGGCGGCGGATCGCCCTTGATGCGCACCGTGCCGCGCAGCGTGGCCGTCGGTCCCTTGTACGGTTCTTCTCCGTTTGGATTGACAACCTTGGCAACGCTTGCCGGCGACACCGGAATGCCCACGGCAAACGGTGTGGTGGGGGCACTGGAGGCCGCAGTCGACGCGCTGGGCGCGGCAGCCTCCGTAGATGTCGCGGGTTTTGCGGATGACGACGGTGCTTCTTTCTTGCAGGCGCTCGTAGCTACGAGTGCCGCGGCACCGAGGAGGGGCAGGCAGTGACGCATGGTGGGGTTTAGCGTGAAGCGAGAGCAGCTTCGACGGCAAGTTGAAGCGACGTCGTGGGCCACAAGCCGAGGATCACGACGAGGACGCCGGCAACGACGAGCGCCGTGGCGACGTAACCCGACCGCATGGGGGTTGCGATCGGAGCGCCTGGGGCCGGCTCACGCATGTACATGAACACGAGCACGCGCAGGTAGTAGTACGCGGACACGACGCTGTTCAGGAGCAGAATGACGGCGAGCGGAACGAGGCCCGCGCCGATCGACGCCTTGACGATGTACAGCTTGCCGAAGAAGCCTGCGGTCGGGGGTACGCCCGCAAGCGACAGGAGAAACAGCGCGAAGGCGAAGCCCGCCATGGGATGACGTTTCCCAACGCCTGCGAGGTCTTCGTAGCTCACGGCTTCTGCACCACGGCTACCGCACCAGATGAGGGCACCGAAAGCGCCCACGGTCGAGACGGTATACGCGAGCAGGTAGAACAGGATGCTGCCCTGCGCGTCGTCGCCGGCACGCATGGTGGCGACGACACCTACGAGCACATAACCCGCATGCGCGATGCTCGAATACGCGAGCATGCGCTTGACCGATTCTTGCTGACCCGCGATGAGGTTCGCGACGGTCATCGTGAGGACGGCGAGGAGTGCCACGATGGGCGGCCATCCGGCGGACCACGAATCGAGGCCGCTTTCGCTGAAGGCGCCGATGAAGACGCGCAGCATCATGGCGAATGCGGCGCTCTTGACTGCAACGGCCATGTAGGTCGTCGCAGGCGTGGGCGCACCTTCGTACGCATCGGGCGTCCACATGTGGAACGGCACCGCGCTCACCTTGAAAGCAAGGCCGGCAATGATGAGCGCCGCTGCGCCGAGCGTCATGCCGACGTTCACAGCGCTGCCGCCATTCGCGAGCGCGATGAGGCCCGCGCGAATGCCCACGAAGTCGGTGTGCCCGGTGGCGCCGTAAAGAAGCGCGCCGCCGTAAAGCAAGAGCGCTGCGCCGAACGATCCGAGCATGAAGTACTTCACGGCGGCTTCGGTGCTGCGCAGCGATGCGCGGCGGAAACCGACCATGGCGTACACACCAAGCGACATCGTCTCGAGACCGAGAAAGAGCGACAGCAGGTCACCCGCGGCAACGAGGATCATCGCGCCGACGGTCGAGAAGATGACGAGCGGGTAGAACTCGCCGCGATCGATTCGGTGTTCCGGGAGGTATCCGCCTGCGAGAAGTGCCGCGAGCGCGCCACCCACGCAGAGCAGGAACGAGAAGAACAGCGTGAATCGATCGAGGATGAGCCACGGGGCGACAGCCGCTGCTGCACCGTCGAGTTTGTCAGGACCGACGACCCAGATTGCCGCGGCAAACACCGCTCCGACGAAGAGCGTGATGGCACTCAGAATCGACAGCTCGCCCGATGGTCCCGAAGCGCGATGCTCGGCTTGATCGTAGCCTCGCCTCGACAGCGCTTCGGCGACCATGAGCAGCACGCCGCCGAAGCTGACGACGAGTAACGGTGACAAGCCGAGGAAGATGTCGGTGTTCATTGCGCCACCTTCCCTTCACCACCCGCGCGAGCGTTTGCCGCTTGCGCGTCCGCTTTTTCATCGGCGGACGGCTTCTTCGGGGCGCCTTTCATGAATGCCGGAGCAAACGTGTCTTCGGGGAGCAACTTCGCGTCTCGTTCGTCCGCGAAGAGAATCGCTTGGCCCGAGACGGTCTTGAACTGGTTGTGGTGGAGCTGCACCGCGTCCTTCATTCGATCGAGGAAGATCGAGGGGAAGAAACCGATCACGAAAATCATCACGACGAACGGAGCGACGGCGAGCGTCTCGCGCACCGTCATGTCCGGCAGGTGCTTGTTCTTTGGATTCGTGAGAGGTCCGAAGAACATCTTCTGCACGACCGACAGCATGTAGACGGCGGCAAGGATGACGCCCGCTGCCGCACCTACGGTGTGGATTCCGGCGAACTTGCCGAGTCGCTCGGACATGTACGTGCCCATGATGACGAGGAATTCGCCAATGAACCCGTTGGTCCCCGGAACACCCACCGACGCGAACGTGACGATGAGGAACACGACGGCGTAGATGGGCATCACCTTGGCGAGGCCGCCGAACTCGTCGACTTCGCGCGTGTGACGGCGGTCGTAGATCACGCCGACCAAGAGGAACAGCGCACCGGTCGACATGCCGTGGTTGACCATCTGCAAAACGGCGCCTTGAGAACCCGTGGGCGTTGCGCTGAAGAGGCCGAGCATCACGAAGCCCAAGTGAGCGACGGACGAGTAGGCCACGAGGCGTTTGACGTCGCGTTGTTTCCAGGCGACGAGCGCGCCGTAAAGGATGCCGCCGAGAATGGCGACGCCGGCGAGATTCGCTGCAAGGCTCGATGCGGGTCCGGGGAACAGGCCCATCGAGAACCGCATGTACGCGTAGGTGCCGAGCTTCAGCATCACCGCGGCCAGGATCACGGAGCCACCCGTCGGCGCTTGGACGTGCGCGTCGGGCAACCACGTGTGCACCGGCCACATCGGAACCTTGATGAAGAACGCGAGCGAGAAGGCCCAGAAGCAAAGGACTTGCGCGCTCTTCGGCAACACCACGCGCGAGAGCGCGAGGAAGTCGAAGGAGAAGTCACCCGTGAGCTTCTGATGCGCCCAGACCAAGTACACGATGGCCGCGAGCATCAGGACCGAGCCCGCCATGGTGTACAGGAAAAACTTCACCGCGGCCTTGATCTTGTCGACGCCACCCCAGATGCCGATCATCAGGAACATCGGCACGAGCATCAGTTCCCAGAACACGTAGAACAGGAACAGGTCGAGTGCGACGAACGCGCCGATCATCGCGCCCTGCAAGAGCAGGAACGCGAAGCACAGTTCCTTGATGCGCGTCTTGATCGAACCGAACGATGCGTACACCGCGATTGGCGTGACGAACGTCGTGAGCAGCACCATCCACAGGCTGATGCCGTCGAGCGCCACGTGGTAACGAATGCCGAGCGACGGGATCCAGTCCTTGATGTACTGGAAATGCCAGCCTGCCGTCATCGGTACTGCCAAAAGCCACAACGAGGCGACGAACCCGATGCCGAGCACCAAGTACGTGAAGCCTCGCAGCAGCGACAGCATCTGACGCGGGATGAACAGCACCGCCGCAGCACCCGCGAGCGGTAGCGCGATGAGCAGGTTGAGCAGATGAGGCCACTCGTTGGGCGGCGTTTCCGTCGCTTGCGCTGGAGTGCCGGAGGGCCAGAGCCACATCACGAAGAACGTCGTCAATGCGGCGATCAAGCCCAGCCCCGCGCGCTGTTTGCCTGACGCGCCGCGCGGCACGAGCGCGCCGATGATGCCGACCGCAATCGCAGGCCACTGTTGGAACACGTAGTCGAACAGGTTCATTGGCGGCCTCGCGGGTTGATGAGCTCGTGGATCTTGTCCTGCGGAACGACTCCACCCGTCGGCGGAGCACCGCCCGGAGCCAAGTTCGGCATGCCAAACCCGCGTCCCGGACGCGCAAGAGCAAACGTCTGCGTTGCTTCCTGCGCGAACGCGTTACGTACGTGAAGCTTCACGTCCTTCTTCTCACCAGGGTTCAAATTGATCCGAACCTCACGCGTTTTGCCGAATTCCTTCTCGTCAGCAGGGCTGATGCCCTCCCAGCGATACGAGTAACCAAGACCGCCCTCCGCCGAGATCACGACCTCGCCAGACGCGCGCACCTTCGACTCGTCCACCGTTGCGACGGCATGAGGCACGACGAGGTACCAGCCAACGCCGGCCATACCGAGCGCCATGGCAGCGGCGTACACCTGCACTCGACCCGTTTGGAACAAGCGCAGCACCGTGCCGGCTGCACCAACGACCGCCGCCGTGGCTTTCGCGATGATGCCGTCGATGATCCACTTGTCCGCAATCGTGAAGATGTCCGCGAGCGCGTCGACCATGCCGATGACCGTCGCGTCGTAGAGCTCGTCGATGCGCCACTTGTCGTAGATGAGCTTGTAGAGGCCGGGGAATGCCTTCTTGAATTGCTCTTCGGGACGCCCGCGCTGATTCAAGTAGACGACCATCGCAGCGCCCGTACCGGCGAGGAACGCAGCAACGCCTGGTCCCATCATCGGCCACATGAGCTTGCCGATGCCTTCGTAGCGAGGAACCACGACATCTTGCGCCTTCGTGAACACCGGTGCGAGCAGGTGCCCAAGCGGCTCGACATGAAGCGGTTCGGCCATGAGGAACCCGGCGAACACCGCGAACGCCGCGAGCACCACGAGCGGTATCGTCATCGCGAGCGGCGACTCGTGCGGCTTCGGCCCCTCGAGAGGTTTGCCGTCGTCGTGATGATCATGCCCGTGACCATGGTCGTCGTGACCATGTGCAGCCTTGAAACCAGCGACGATCTTCCACCCACGGAACTCGCCGTGGAACGTGAGGAAGTACGCGCGGAACATGTAGAACGCCGTCATCGTCGCCGCGAGAACGCCGACCCAGTAGATCGTCGCACCGAGCCATGAAGGCCACGTCCAGAGCGGTTCCATGCGACCGAGCTCGGGAGCGTTGATCTTCGTCGAGAACGCTCGCCACAGGATCTCGTCCTTCGACCAGAACCCTGCAAGAGGCGGCGCACCGGCGATCGCGAAACACGAGATGAGGAACGTCCAGCGGGTCAGCGGCATGTACTTGCGCAGCCCGCCCATGTTCCGCATGTCTTGCGACTTGTCGGTGTCGTGGATGCGCGCATGCATCGCGTGGATCACCGAGCCGGCTCCGAGGAACAAGCATGCCTTGAAGAAGGCGTGGGTGAAGACGTGGAAAAACCCTGCGGCAAACGCGCCCACGCCGACGCCTATGAACATGAACCCAAGCTGACTGACCGTGGAGTAAGCCAGCACTTTCTTGAGGTCGTTCTGGAACAGGCCGATCGACGCAGCGAACAAAGCCGTTGCAGTTCCAATGACCGCCACCGTCGCCATCGCCGCGGGGGACATCAGGAACACGGACGACGTGCGAGCAACCAAGTAGACGCCCGCGGTGACCATCGTGGCCGCGTGGATGAGCGCGGAGACCGGCGTGGGACCCGCCATCGCATCCGGGAGCCAGACGTAGAGCGGAATCTGCGCGCTCTTGCCAGCCGCACCGAGGAACATCGCCCAACCAACGAGCGTCGACGCGTACACCTGCACCGGTTTTTCCGGGAGGAACGCGTGCACGATCGCCTTGTAGGCCGCGTTCGCGCCAGGGTTCTGCGCATCCCATTGCGCTTCGAGCGGCAGGTTGCCGAACGGCCACACCGTCACCGGATCGAGCAGGTTGCGTGCATTCGCCGAGATGATCTCGAAGCGCAGTGACCCGGTGTAGTAGAGCAGCATCGCCATCGCGACGAGCAGACCGAAGTCACCGATGCGGTTGGCGATGAACGCTTTCTTACCCGCGGTCGCGTTCTTGTCGTCTTCGAACCAGAAGCCGATGAGCAGGTAGCTGCACAAGCCCACGCCTTCCCAGCCGACGAAGAGCACCGCCATGTTGTCCGCCATCACGAGCGTCAACATCGCGAAACAGAACAGGTTCAAGTACGAGAAGAACCGGTAGTAGCCCGGGTCCTTCACCATGTACTCGCTCGAGTAGAGGTGAATCAGGAACCCGACGCCGGTGACTACCAGCATCATCGTCGCACTCATGCCGTCGACGCTGAATGCAACGTCGATCGGGATCGACTGCTGCATACGGCCACTCAGCGTGAACCAACGCCACGCGGTCCATGCGAGTCGTCCACCGCCCGAGGGCAGAAGGAGGAACGTCACAAGGCTCGCGATGAACGCACCGCCGATCGCGGAGAGCGCCATCAAACGCACGCCGTCTTTGCCGAGCCGCTTGCCGAAGACGCCGTTGATGAAGGCGCCGAGGAGCGGCAAGGCGAGAACGACCGCAAGAAGCGTGAAGTTCGTGGCGGGAAACTGTGCTTTGAGCGCTTCCACGCTAGTTCCTCAACAGATCAGCATCGTCCGAGCGCACCGTGCTTCGAAGCCGGAAAAACGCGAGGACGATGGCCAAACCGACAGCAGCTTCCGCTGCCGCGATCGCAATGATGAAGAAGGTAAAAATCTG is a genomic window of Polyangiaceae bacterium containing:
- a CDS encoding NADH-quinone oxidoreductase subunit N; the encoded protein is MNTDIFLGLSPLLVVSFGGVLLMVAEALSRRGYDQAEHRASGPSGELSILSAITLFVGAVFAAAIWVVGPDKLDGAAAAVAPWLILDRFTLFFSFLLCVGGALAALLAGGYLPEHRIDRGEFYPLVIFSTVGAMILVAAGDLLSLFLGLETMSLGVYAMVGFRRASLRSTEAAVKYFMLGSFGAALLLYGGALLYGATGHTDFVGIRAGLIALANGGSAVNVGMTLGAAALIIAGLAFKVSAVPFHMWTPDAYEGAPTPATTYMAVAVKSAAFAMMLRVFIGAFSESGLDSWSAGWPPIVALLAVLTMTVANLIAGQQESVKRMLAYSSIAHAGYVLVGVVATMRAGDDAQGSILFYLLAYTVSTVGAFGALIWCGSRGAEAVSYEDLAGVGKRHPMAGFAFALFLLSLAGVPPTAGFFGKLYIVKASIGAGLVPLAVILLLNSVVSAYYYLRVLVFMYMREPAPGAPIATPMRSGYVATALVVAGVLVVILGLWPTTSLQLAVEAALASR
- the nuoL gene encoding NADH-quinone oxidoreductase subunit L produces the protein MEALKAQFPATNFTLLAVVLALPLLGAFINGVFGKRLGKDGVRLMALSAIGGAFIASLVTFLLLPSGGGRLAWTAWRWFTLSGRMQQSIPIDVAFSVDGMSATMMLVVTGVGFLIHLYSSEYMVKDPGYYRFFSYLNLFCFAMLTLVMADNMAVLFVGWEGVGLCSYLLIGFWFEDDKNATAGKKAFIANRIGDFGLLVAMAMLLYYTGSLRFEIISANARNLLDPVTVWPFGNLPLEAQWDAQNPGANAAYKAIVHAFLPEKPVQVYASTLVGWAMFLGAAGKSAQIPLYVWLPDAMAGPTPVSALIHAATMVTAGVYLVARTSSVFLMSPAAMATVAVIGTATALFAASIGLFQNDLKKVLAYSTVSQLGFMFIGVGVGAFAAGFFHVFTHAFFKACLFLGAGSVIHAMHARIHDTDKSQDMRNMGGLRKYMPLTRWTFLISCFAIAGAPPLAGFWSKDEILWRAFSTKINAPELGRMEPLWTWPSWLGATIYWVGVLAATMTAFYMFRAYFLTFHGEFRGWKIVAGFKAAHGHDDHGHGHDHHDDGKPLEGPKPHESPLAMTIPLVVLAAFAVFAGFLMAEPLHVEPLGHLLAPVFTKAQDVVVPRYEGIGKLMWPMMGPGVAAFLAGTGAAMVVYLNQRGRPEEQFKKAFPGLYKLIYDKWRIDELYDATVIGMVDALADIFTIADKWIIDGIIAKATAAVVGAAGTVLRLFQTGRVQVYAAAMALGMAGVGWYLVVPHAVATVDESKVRASGEVVISAEGGLGYSYRWEGISPADEKEFGKTREVRINLNPGEKKDVKLHVRNAFAQEATQTFALARPGRGFGMPNLAPGGAPPTGGVVPQDKIHELINPRGRQ
- a CDS encoding NADH-quinone oxidoreductase subunit M — translated: MNLFDYVFQQWPAIAVGIIGALVPRGASGKQRAGLGLIAALTTFFVMWLWPSGTPAQATETPPNEWPHLLNLLIALPLAGAAAVLFIPRQMLSLLRGFTYLVLGIGFVASLWLLAVPMTAGWHFQYIKDWIPSLGIRYHVALDGISLWMVLLTTFVTPIAVYASFGSIKTRIKELCFAFLLLQGAMIGAFVALDLFLFYVFWELMLVPMFLMIGIWGGVDKIKAAVKFFLYTMAGSVLMLAAIVYLVWAHQKLTGDFSFDFLALSRVVLPKSAQVLCFWAFSLAFFIKVPMWPVHTWLPDAHVQAPTGGSVILAAVMLKLGTYAYMRFSMGLFPGPASSLAANLAGVAILGGILYGALVAWKQRDVKRLVAYSSVAHLGFVMLGLFSATPTGSQGAVLQMVNHGMSTGALFLLVGVIYDRRHTREVDEFGGLAKVMPIYAVVFLIVTFASVGVPGTNGFIGEFLVIMGTYMSERLGKFAGIHTVGAAAGVILAAVYMLSVVQKMFFGPLTNPKNKHLPDMTVRETLAVAPFVVMIFVIGFFPSIFLDRMKDAVQLHHNQFKTVSGQAILFADERDAKLLPEDTFAPAFMKGAPKKPSADEKADAQAANARAGGEGKVAQ
- a CDS encoding tetratricopeptide repeat protein — encoded protein: MTRVVALLMFLAAGCSDPQVIRVIDGVPIEGRFIRYEAYAAYGRGLEAQADGKLNDAIGWFTEASRYDPKSPEIWTRLGSAICSASSSSTPEAADAFDQAEQLDPTFEPLYRARARCALASSNLDAALAHAARAVALDPDNDDGVLLYADMLERRGKAEDATRLLDGHLVRHPASVSAWRARYELAARRRDAPAMERSARILVRLAPHMSAEIGRAVPTLAPLARVDDAIRQGNIDDARKAARQARLPPAELAVRAAAMGAQKLAREQAEHVLGADPASGSARVALASTSDAMADAQAVGVALDLPAGVRITPLSPLARLVFAELLVRHAERDAARAFMGSVESDGTNDPVFESLRLHLAGRLGASPPGPLSNFASLVERGRRASLR